A region of Takifugu flavidus isolate HTHZ2018 chromosome 2, ASM371156v2, whole genome shotgun sequence DNA encodes the following proteins:
- the gfod2 gene encoding glucose-fructose oxidoreductase domain-containing protein 2, producing the protein MLPGVGVFGTGSTARVLVPMLKAEGFEVHALWGQSEDEARCLAEELSIPFHTSRSDDVLLHPDVDLVCIYIPPSMTRQIAVKALGIGKNVVCEKAATAVDSFKMVTAARYYPQLLSMMGNTLRFLPAFVAMHKLLADGYIGEMQVCDVRVYGPSLLDHSYGWTCEELMGGGGLHTVGSAIIDLLSFLTGARASRVHGLLRTFVQQKGLIRGIRRITSDDFCFFQMLMGGSSSSSSGVCCTVMLNFNMPGSFVHEVMIVGSSGRLVARGTELYGQRNGSKSEELLSGGGGWAGPESKDMPLPYLQGLSSMVKALRQSFQAHEERRSWARGPVALAPTFEDGLYVQTVVEAVKRSSGSGEWECVEVMSQEPDPNHNLCEALQRNKN; encoded by the exons ATGTTGCCGGGAGTTGGTGTTTTTGGCACAGGGAGCACAGCTCGAGTGCTGGTCCCCATGTTAAAGGCGGAAGGCTTTGAGGTTCATGCTCTCTGGGGTCAAAGCGAAGATGAAGCACGCTGCCTGGCAGAAGAGCTCAGTATCCCATTTCACACAAGCCGATCGGACGACGTCCTCCTTCACCCAGACGTTGACCTTGTGTGCATTTATATTCCACCATCGATGACGAGGCAGATTGCTGTGAAAGCACTGG GTATAGGTAAAAATGTGGTGTGTGAGAAGGCTGCGACTGCGGTCGATTCTTTTAAAATGGTCACAGCGGCCCGCTACTACCCCCAGCTGCTGAGCATGATGGGTAATACCCTGCGCTTCCTTCCGGCCTTTGTTGCGATGCACAAGCTGCTGGCCGATGGCTACATTGGCGAGATGCAGGTCTGTGACGTGCGCGTCTACGGCCCGAGCCTCCTGGATCATTCGTACGGTTGGACGTGTGAAGAGCTGATGGGGGGAGGAGGTCTGCACACGGTCGGCTCCGCCATCATCGACCTCCTCAGCTTCCTCACCGGTGCGCGAGCCTCTCGGGTTCACGGCTTACTGCGGACCTTCGTCCAACAAAAAGGTTTGATCCGAGGAATCCGCCGCATCACCAGCGATGACTTTTGTTTCTTCCAGATGTTGATGGGCGGCTCCAGCTCGTCCTCATCTGGCGTGTGTTGCACTGTAATGTTGAACTTCAACATGCCCGGATCATTCGTGCATGAAGTCATGATAGTCGGCTCTTCTGGGAGACTGGTCGCCAGGGGGACGGAACTTTACGGTCAACGCAACGGCAGCAAAAGTGAGGAGCTGCTGTCAGGTGGCggcgggtgggcggggccagagtCAAAAGACATGCCCCTGCCTTACCTGCAGGGTTTGAGCTCCATGGTGAAGGCGTTGAGGCAGTCGTTCCAGGCTCACGAGGAGCGCAGGTCGTGGGCGCGGGGACCCGTCGCCTTGGCGCCCACGTTCGAGGACGGTCTGTACGTGCAGACGGTGGTGGAGGCGGTGAAACGGTCGAGCGGCAGCGGCgagtgggagtgtgtggagGTTATGAGTCAGGAGCCAGATCCAAACCACAACCTGTGTGAAGCTCTGCAGAGAAATAAGAACTGA
- the thap11 gene encoding THAP domain-containing protein 11 produces MPGFTCCVPGCYNNSHRDRDLRFYTFPKDTTLREQWLRNISRAGVSGCFSTFEPTTGHRVCSVHFAGGRKTYSVRVPSLFPLRGVNERRNRRGRGRKASAAAPAPAAAATPGIVVNTILGNTAEGAEGNAGGEASDDTITVVQIGQNGEYLGIAKLPTQSEGTCYAAPIENAEELINDDSSGEAGSIANPAAVQYVSVTSSPLDHSYSLTTGTTSAELLRKLNEQRDIIALMEVKMKEMKATIRQLRVTEAKLQEELRERDRLLYGNPAAFTVRKKI; encoded by the coding sequence ATGCCCGGCTTCACCTGTTGTGTGCCCGGCTGTTACAACAACTCGCATCGTGACCGGGACCTGCGCTTCTACACATTTCCCAAAGACACCACGCTGAGGGAACAGTGGCTCAGGAACATCTCCCGGGCCGGGGTCAGCGGCTGCTTCAGCACCTTCGAACCCACCACAGGTCACCGGGTCTGCAGCGTGCACTTCGCTGGCGGGAGAAAGACTTACAGTGTTCGGGTACCGTCGCTCTTCCCTCTGCGGGGGGTGAACGAGCGCAGGAACCGGCGCGGCAGAGGCAGGAAAGCCTCTGCAGCGGCTCctgcccccgccgccgccgcgacCCCCGGTATTGTTGTCAACACCATACTGGGCAATACGGCAGAAGGAGCCGAGGGCAATGCCGGCGGAGAGGCCAGCGACGACACCATCACCGTGGTCCAGATAGGTCAGAACGGGGAGTACCTGGGCATTGCGAAGTTGCCCACTCAGTCCGAGGGCACTTGTTACGCTGCGCCGATCGAAAACGCCGAAGAGCTGATTAACGACGACTCCTCGGGGGAAGCGGGCTCCATCGCCAACCCGGCGGCCGTGCAGTACGTGAGCGTGACCAGCAGCCCGCTGGACCACTCCTACTCTCTGACCACCGGCACCACATCCGCGGAGCTGCTGCGGAAGCTGAACGAGCAGCGGGACATCATCGCCCTGATGGAGGTGAAGATGAAAGAGATGAAAGCGACCATCCGTCAGCTGCGGGTCACCGAGgccaagctgcaggaggagctgcgggaGCGGGACCGGCTGCTCTACGGGAACCCCGCGGCGTTCACCGTCCGCAAGAAAATCTAG
- the nrn1lb gene encoding neuritin 1-like b: MRSRPGLVRMLLPLALCLSLSPACLGAAIPVSCGSIYKSFAQCLVTLGDSLVETEKAQNAQDIDAICRSWNAFHVCASSALKGCPGEAAAVWESLRQESRKAQFSGNLYDMCASRTTLPPATVPAPQGPPTSDQTNQETLKGQTFQHHPAVTTLLLPVCITLLALKT, from the exons ATGAGGTCTCGGCCAGGTCTGGTGAGGATGCTGCTGCCCCTCGCGCTCTGCCTCA GTTTGTCGCCTGCGTGTCTGGGAGCTGCGATTCCTGTGTCCTGTGGGTCCATCTACAAGAGCTTTGCTCAGTGTTTAGTCACCCTTGGAGACAGTTTGGTGGAAACGGAGAAAGCCCAGAACGCACAGGACATCGATGCCATCTGCAG ATCCTGGAATGCGTTCCACGTCTGTGCCAGCTCAGCTCTCAAGGGCTGTCctggtgaagcagcagctgtctgggAGTCTTTGAGGCAAGAGTCGAGGAAGGCGCAGTTTTCTGGAAACCTTTACGACATGTGTGCCAGCCGCACCACCCTACCACCCGCCACCGTGCCTGCACCCCAGGGCCCCCCCACCTCTGACCAGACCAACCAGGAGACCCTGAAAGGACAAACATTCCAGCACCACCCTGCCGTCACCACCCTGCTGTTGCCCGTGTGCATCACTCTGCTGGCGCTCAAGACCTAA
- the slc38a8b gene encoding LOW QUALITY PROTEIN: putative sodium-coupled neutral amino acid transporter 8 (The sequence of the model RefSeq protein was modified relative to this genomic sequence to represent the inferred CDS: inserted 1 base in 1 codon) codes for MEELARESISLLAHSSSHADPPRLGSFGAVFIMLKSALGAGLLNFPWAFQKAGGVATATTVELVSLVFLISGLVILGYASSVSRQNTYQDVVREVCGRAIGKLCEVCFCFNLFMICVAFLVVVQDQLEKLCISLYQSITGSLEEEMPYHWYTDHXFALFIMCLIIILPLSIPKEIGIQKYTSVLGTLAASYLCVAVIVKYYLMESHPVLIPPDTSQGINSWGSMFSVVPTICFGFQCHEACIAIYSSMENQKLSHWVLISVLSMIFCLVIYTLTGVYGFLTFGQEVASDILMSYPGSDVVIIISRLLFGISIITIYPIILLLGRSVLLNLVVRLQRNRRGVVTKSFESRCRVILTVIWIAVTLLIAMYVPDMSEVISVIGGISAFFIFIFPGLCLVFTMETEAVTHTVRWSLTAWGVITIVVGSFIFGQSTSIALMELLHKF; via the exons ATGGAGGAACTTGCCCGGGAGAGCATCAGCCTGCTGGCCCACTCCTCGTCCCATGCGGACCCGCCGCGGCTCGGCTCATTCGGCGCCGTGTTTATTATGTTGAAGTCCGCGCTTGGAGCCGGACTACTCAACTTTCCCTGGGCTTTCCAGAAGGCCGGAGGGGTGGCCACCGCCACCACCGTGGAGCTG GTTTCTCTGGTTTTCCTCATCAGCGGTCTGGTGATTCTGGGTTATGCCTCGTCAGTCAGCAGGCAGAACACGTACCAGGATGTGGTGCGTGAGGTGTGCGGGAGAGCCATCGGGAAGCTCTGCGAGGTCTGCTTCTGCTTCAACCTCTTCATGATCTGCGTCGCCTTCCTGGTGGTCGTGCAGGACCAGCTGGAGAAAC tgtGTATTTCCTTATATCAGTCAATTACTGGCTCCCTGGAGGAAGAGATGCCGTATCACTGGTACACCGACC AGTTTGCCCTCTTCATCATGTGCCTCATCATAATCCTGCCCCTGTCCATCCCAAAAGAAATTGGCATCCAGAAGTACACAAG TGTGCTGGGGACCCTGGCAGCTTCCTACCTGTGTGTGGCCGTGATTGTTAAATATTATCTGATGGAGAGTCACCCTGTCCTGATACCACCAGACACCAGTCAGGG GATCAACTCCTGGGGTTCGATGTTCAGTGTCGTCCCAACCATCTGCTTTGGCTTCCAG TGCCATGAAGCCTGCATCGCCATCTACAGCAGCATGGAGAACCAGAAGCTCTCCCACTGGGTGCTCATCTCCGTGCTCTCCATGATCTTTTGTCTGGTCATCTACACGCTCACTG GTGTGTACGGCTTCCTGACCTTTGGACAGGAGGTTGCCTCCGATATTTTAATGTCCTACCCAGGAAGCGACGTGGTCATAATCATTTCCAGATTGCTTTTTGGCATTTCCATCATCACCATTTATCCTATCATTCTTCTCCTGGGGAG ATCGGTCCTCCTGAACCTGGTGGTGCGCCTCCAAAGGAATCGCAGAGGAGTGGTCACCAAGTCTTTTGAGAGTCGTTGCAGAGTCATTCTCACTGTGATCTGGATCGCCGTCACGCTTCTCATCGCCATGTACGTCCCCGACATGAGCGAGGTCATCAGCGTCATCGGGGGGATCAGCGCCTTCTTCATCTTTATCTTCCCTG GATTATGCTTAGTTTTTACAATGGAGACAGAAGCTGTGACGCACACAGTCAG GTGGAGTTTAACAGCGTGGGGCGTCATCACTATCGTCGTTGGATCCTTCATCTTCGGGCAGAGCACCTCCATCGCTCTCATGGAGCTTCTTCACAAATTCTGA
- the cmtr2 gene encoding cap-specific mRNA (nucleoside-2'-O-)-methyltransferase 2 isoform X1, with protein MCLSDFCPRQVRMMISGNGSRKKVGKLHNCNVLATDLKGQPEIHGLFNKLKTYVKPSSGEWCVPDPNVALRHPPEKHCRLQALKASLNAVKNQLSDKNVQVWHQHTNSTNRAGKVMAAVRSVANAEICTQAWCKFYEILGTFDLLPLEALHNGELNTVHLCEAPGAFITALNHYLKTSESKRYCDWSWAANTLNPYHEANGGGTTIADDRLIANTLPWWYFGSENTGDIMTQKYLLELQTFVANMRRVDVVTADGSFDCQENPDEQEALVASLHYCEVTAALLLLNPGGSFVLKMFTLYEHSSVCLLYLLTCCFGSVNVFKPATSKSGNSEVYVVCLCYEGKEAVRPLLSKLIRNYGPHLADREALFPASAIPETFQRQHEEVCLYFHTLQVETITENLRLFEGMSVEQRQRLDHIRDRTAEEYLQRFQVSFLPRSQWVSRNTVTPACCVVAVGRPLNQKNQSGSFNERRELNSLSWKGRIQKGCHATCIQTHCAEAAGTACMLEGPLSGCQVSSWYVIVGPALPSIRNSPFCEGGLLNHLNEALMDADLDWTRVSPCGSCRVASAASILSGVSALCNLTGDGVGERKERQCLVFGDRSAWSPCGADLGNLALRFSAAPSFPQRGGTALHDGDPCYQRQVLGCLVFSLQALGSGDALLLPVFSALTRVTAAVVLCLHVCFHSVTFRCPPPSGVVGALLVCVGFCPEAAAGILPFLTELLDCMAGLEGEKDSQETPSPPPPRDRQVLQFVPMEEILNRGLTEFLRTLNTEIIQQKLHLLMQT; from the exons ATGTGTTTATCTGATTTCTGTCCACGGCAGGTACGGATGATGATCTCAGGCAATGGGAGCAGGAAGAAAGTCGGCAAGTTGCACAACTGTAACGTCCTGGCAACGGACCTTAAAGGCCAGCCAGAGATTCACGGTCTCTTTAATAAGCTTAAAACCTACGTGAAGCCGTCCAGTGGTGAGTGGTGTGTTCCAGACCCGAATGTTGCTCTCAGACACCCACCGGAGAAGCATTGTAGGCTGCAGGCCCTGAAGGCATCGCTGAATGCCGTAAAAAACCAGCTCAGTGACAAGAATGTGCAGGTCTGGCACCAGCATACCAACTCCACCAACCGTGCTGGGAAGGTGATGGCCGCCGTGCGCTCTGTTGCCAATGCGGAGATCTGTACCCAGGCCTGGTGCAAGTTCTATGAAATCCTTGGAACTTTTGATCTTCTGCCTTTAGAGGCTCTTCATAACGGGGAGCTCAATACTGTCCATCTCTGTGAAGCTCCGGGGGCGTTCATAACAGCTCTTAACCACTACCTGAAGACCAGCGAGTCCAAGCGCTACTGCGACTGGAGCTGGGCGGCCAACACGCTCAACCCGTACCACGAGGCCAATGGCGGGGGCACAACCATCGCAGATGATCGGTTAATCGCCAACACGTTGCCCTGGTGGTATTTCGGCTCAGAGAACACGGGCGACATCATGACCCAGAAGTATCTGCTGGAGCTTCAGACGTTTGTGGCCAACATGCGTCGGGTGGACGTGGTGACGGCGGACGGCAGCTTCGACTGCCAGGAGAACCCAGACGAGCAGGAGGCGCTGGTGGCATCGCTGCACTACTGTGAGGTCACCGCTGCGTTACTGCTGCTGAACCCCGGCGGCTCCTTTGTGCTGAAAATGTTCACCCTCTACGAACACTCCTCCGTCTGCTTGCTCTacctgctcacctgctgcttcGGTTCCGTCAACGTCTTCAAACCGGCCACCAGCAAGTCTGGCAACTCCGAGGTTTATGTCGTGTGTCTGTGCTACGAAGGCAAGGAAGCCGTGCGGCCTCTGCTCTCGAAACTGATCCGCAATTACGGACCCCATCTGGCCGACAGAGAGGCCCTCTTCCCAGCTTCAGCTATCCCAGAGACGTTTCAGAGGCAGCACGAAGAGGTGTGCCTCTACTTCCACACGCTGCAGGTAGAAACGATCACAGAGAACCTGCGGCTGTTTGAGGGCATGAgcgtggagcagaggcagcgcCTGGACCACATCAGAGACCGCACGGCCGAGGAATATCTCCAGCGTTTCCAG GTGAGCTTCCTTCCCAGAAGTCAGTGGGTGTCTCGTAACACGGTGACCCCCGCCTGCTGCGTGGTCGCCGTGGGCCGACCCCTAAACCAGAAGAACCAAAGCGGCTCCTTCAACGAGCGGAGGGAATTGAATTCCCTGAGCTGGAAGGGTCGCATCCAAAAGGGTTGCCATGCTACCTGCATACAGACGCACTGCGCTGAGGCGGCCGGGACCGCCTGCATGCTGGAAGGACCCCTGTCTGGGTGTCAAGTCAGTTCCTGGTACGTTATTGTTGGTCCTGCTCTGCCGAGCATCAGGAACTCTCCGTTCTGTGAAGGGGGGCTGTTGAACCATTTAAACGAAGCCCTGATGGATGCGGACCTGGACTGGACCCGCGTGTCCCCCTGTGGATCCTGCCGTGTGGCTTCTGCGGCCTCCATCTTGTCCGGCGTGTCGGCTCTTTGCAACCTCACGGGCGACGGCGTTGGAGAGCGGAAGGAGCGGCAGTGTCTGGTGTTTGGCGACCGCTCCGCCTGGAGCCCCTGTGGAGCGGATCTTGGGAATTTAGCCTTGAGATTTTCTGCAGCACCTTCATTTCCTCAACGAGGCGGCACGGCCCTCCACGATGGGGATCCGTGCTACCAGCGCCAGGTCTTAGGCTGCCTTgtgttttccctgcaggctcTTGGCTCTGGGGACGCCCTGCTGTTGCCTGTGTTTTCTGCCCTCACTCGGGTCACAGCAGCCGTTGTCctctgcctgcatgtgtgttttcactcGGTCACGTTCAGGTGTCCACCGCCCTCCGGCGTAGTGGGAGCGCTGCTCGTGTGCGTTGGCTTCTgccctgaagctgcagcaggaattcTCCCCTTTCTCACTGAGCTTCTGGACTGTATGGCTGGGTTAGAAGGAGAGAAGGACTCTCAGGAGACGccatcgccgccgccgccgcgtgaCAGACAGGTGTTGCAGTTTGTGCCGATGGAGGAAATACTCAACAGGGGGCTGACTGAGTTCCTGAGGACCCTGAACACTGAAATCATCCAACAGAAGCTGCATTTGCTGATGCAaacctag
- the cmtr2 gene encoding cap-specific mRNA (nucleoside-2'-O-)-methyltransferase 2 isoform X2, with product MMISGNGSRKKVGKLHNCNVLATDLKGQPEIHGLFNKLKTYVKPSSGEWCVPDPNVALRHPPEKHCRLQALKASLNAVKNQLSDKNVQVWHQHTNSTNRAGKVMAAVRSVANAEICTQAWCKFYEILGTFDLLPLEALHNGELNTVHLCEAPGAFITALNHYLKTSESKRYCDWSWAANTLNPYHEANGGGTTIADDRLIANTLPWWYFGSENTGDIMTQKYLLELQTFVANMRRVDVVTADGSFDCQENPDEQEALVASLHYCEVTAALLLLNPGGSFVLKMFTLYEHSSVCLLYLLTCCFGSVNVFKPATSKSGNSEVYVVCLCYEGKEAVRPLLSKLIRNYGPHLADREALFPASAIPETFQRQHEEVCLYFHTLQVETITENLRLFEGMSVEQRQRLDHIRDRTAEEYLQRFQVSFLPRSQWVSRNTVTPACCVVAVGRPLNQKNQSGSFNERRELNSLSWKGRIQKGCHATCIQTHCAEAAGTACMLEGPLSGCQVSSWYVIVGPALPSIRNSPFCEGGLLNHLNEALMDADLDWTRVSPCGSCRVASAASILSGVSALCNLTGDGVGERKERQCLVFGDRSAWSPCGADLGNLALRFSAAPSFPQRGGTALHDGDPCYQRQVLGCLVFSLQALGSGDALLLPVFSALTRVTAAVVLCLHVCFHSVTFRCPPPSGVVGALLVCVGFCPEAAAGILPFLTELLDCMAGLEGEKDSQETPSPPPPRDRQVLQFVPMEEILNRGLTEFLRTLNTEIIQQKLHLLMQT from the exons ATGATGATCTCAGGCAATGGGAGCAGGAAGAAAGTCGGCAAGTTGCACAACTGTAACGTCCTGGCAACGGACCTTAAAGGCCAGCCAGAGATTCACGGTCTCTTTAATAAGCTTAAAACCTACGTGAAGCCGTCCAGTGGTGAGTGGTGTGTTCCAGACCCGAATGTTGCTCTCAGACACCCACCGGAGAAGCATTGTAGGCTGCAGGCCCTGAAGGCATCGCTGAATGCCGTAAAAAACCAGCTCAGTGACAAGAATGTGCAGGTCTGGCACCAGCATACCAACTCCACCAACCGTGCTGGGAAGGTGATGGCCGCCGTGCGCTCTGTTGCCAATGCGGAGATCTGTACCCAGGCCTGGTGCAAGTTCTATGAAATCCTTGGAACTTTTGATCTTCTGCCTTTAGAGGCTCTTCATAACGGGGAGCTCAATACTGTCCATCTCTGTGAAGCTCCGGGGGCGTTCATAACAGCTCTTAACCACTACCTGAAGACCAGCGAGTCCAAGCGCTACTGCGACTGGAGCTGGGCGGCCAACACGCTCAACCCGTACCACGAGGCCAATGGCGGGGGCACAACCATCGCAGATGATCGGTTAATCGCCAACACGTTGCCCTGGTGGTATTTCGGCTCAGAGAACACGGGCGACATCATGACCCAGAAGTATCTGCTGGAGCTTCAGACGTTTGTGGCCAACATGCGTCGGGTGGACGTGGTGACGGCGGACGGCAGCTTCGACTGCCAGGAGAACCCAGACGAGCAGGAGGCGCTGGTGGCATCGCTGCACTACTGTGAGGTCACCGCTGCGTTACTGCTGCTGAACCCCGGCGGCTCCTTTGTGCTGAAAATGTTCACCCTCTACGAACACTCCTCCGTCTGCTTGCTCTacctgctcacctgctgcttcGGTTCCGTCAACGTCTTCAAACCGGCCACCAGCAAGTCTGGCAACTCCGAGGTTTATGTCGTGTGTCTGTGCTACGAAGGCAAGGAAGCCGTGCGGCCTCTGCTCTCGAAACTGATCCGCAATTACGGACCCCATCTGGCCGACAGAGAGGCCCTCTTCCCAGCTTCAGCTATCCCAGAGACGTTTCAGAGGCAGCACGAAGAGGTGTGCCTCTACTTCCACACGCTGCAGGTAGAAACGATCACAGAGAACCTGCGGCTGTTTGAGGGCATGAgcgtggagcagaggcagcgcCTGGACCACATCAGAGACCGCACGGCCGAGGAATATCTCCAGCGTTTCCAG GTGAGCTTCCTTCCCAGAAGTCAGTGGGTGTCTCGTAACACGGTGACCCCCGCCTGCTGCGTGGTCGCCGTGGGCCGACCCCTAAACCAGAAGAACCAAAGCGGCTCCTTCAACGAGCGGAGGGAATTGAATTCCCTGAGCTGGAAGGGTCGCATCCAAAAGGGTTGCCATGCTACCTGCATACAGACGCACTGCGCTGAGGCGGCCGGGACCGCCTGCATGCTGGAAGGACCCCTGTCTGGGTGTCAAGTCAGTTCCTGGTACGTTATTGTTGGTCCTGCTCTGCCGAGCATCAGGAACTCTCCGTTCTGTGAAGGGGGGCTGTTGAACCATTTAAACGAAGCCCTGATGGATGCGGACCTGGACTGGACCCGCGTGTCCCCCTGTGGATCCTGCCGTGTGGCTTCTGCGGCCTCCATCTTGTCCGGCGTGTCGGCTCTTTGCAACCTCACGGGCGACGGCGTTGGAGAGCGGAAGGAGCGGCAGTGTCTGGTGTTTGGCGACCGCTCCGCCTGGAGCCCCTGTGGAGCGGATCTTGGGAATTTAGCCTTGAGATTTTCTGCAGCACCTTCATTTCCTCAACGAGGCGGCACGGCCCTCCACGATGGGGATCCGTGCTACCAGCGCCAGGTCTTAGGCTGCCTTgtgttttccctgcaggctcTTGGCTCTGGGGACGCCCTGCTGTTGCCTGTGTTTTCTGCCCTCACTCGGGTCACAGCAGCCGTTGTCctctgcctgcatgtgtgttttcactcGGTCACGTTCAGGTGTCCACCGCCCTCCGGCGTAGTGGGAGCGCTGCTCGTGTGCGTTGGCTTCTgccctgaagctgcagcaggaattcTCCCCTTTCTCACTGAGCTTCTGGACTGTATGGCTGGGTTAGAAGGAGAGAAGGACTCTCAGGAGACGccatcgccgccgccgccgcgtgaCAGACAGGTGTTGCAGTTTGTGCCGATGGAGGAAATACTCAACAGGGGGCTGACTGAGTTCCTGAGGACCCTGAACACTGAAATCATCCAACAGAAGCTGCATTTGCTGATGCAaacctag